The following proteins are co-located in the Triticum aestivum cultivar Chinese Spring chromosome 1A, IWGSC CS RefSeq v2.1, whole genome shotgun sequence genome:
- the LOC123044797 gene encoding uncharacterized protein — protein sequence MEEGSDYYVVKKGDMVAVYKTLNDCQAQICSSVSGPAASAYKGYCWSKEKAEYLSSRGLINASYTISASELREDLLGALVPCTFQEVTATSSNQRAPNLSTLGSDIRYQPGIHNDIKHEPGTQPVDLNYSVAGSGQAQGYSVQEHAFSGQEAKPRSSSYSLPNNLNHTGAFDAQPVSKQYMVCVVHFDGASKGNPGKSGAGAVLMTEDGRVISRLREGLGVATNNVAEYRGLILGLKYAIRLGFKRIKVYGDSQLVCYQVKGTWQAKKENMMELCKEVRKLQENFISFEVHHVRREWNSEADRQANIAITLASGAVSEERGDGF from the exons ATGGAAGAAGGCAGTGACTATTATGTTGTCAAGAAAGGGGACATGGTTGCTGTTTATAAAACTTTAAATGATTGCCAGGCGCAAATTTGCTCTTCG GTATCTGGTCCTGCTGCAAGTGCCTACAAGGGTTATTGCTGGAGCAAAGAAAAGGCAGAATACCTCTCTTCACGTGGACTAATCAATGCTTCGTATACAATCAGTGCATCTGAACTTAGGGAAGATTTATTGGGTGCCCTTGTGCCCTGCACTTTCCAG GAGGTAACTGCTACTAGTTCAAACCAACGAGCTCCAAATCTGTCCACCCTCGGCAGTGATATAAGATATCAACCTGGCATCCATAATGATATAAAACATGAGCCTGGGACACAACCTGTGGATCTGAATTAT AGTGTCGCTGGATCTGGTCAAGCTCAAGGTTACTCAGTCCAGGAACATGCATTTAGTGGGCAG GAAGCCAAACCAAGGTCCTCCAGTTATTCCTTGCCAAATAACCTTAACCACACTGGAGCTTTTGATGCACAACCTGTCTCAAAACAATAT ATGGTATGTGTGGTTCACTTTGATGGTGCTTCAAAAGGAAACCCAGGAAAATCAGGTGCTGGAGCTGTACTTATGACTGAAGACGGGAGAGTG ATATCTCGACTTCGTGAGGGTCTTGGTGTTGCTACCAATAATGTTGCTGAGTACCGGGGCCTTATCTTAGGACTGAAATATGCTATCAGGCTTGGATTCAAGAGAATCAAAGTATATGGTGACTCTCAACTAGTCTGTTATCAG GTGAAAGGTACGTGGCAAGCAAAGAAAGAGAACATGATGGAACTGTGCAAAGAAGTGAGAAAACTTCAAGAGAACTTCATCTCTTTTGAGGTCCACCATGTGCGACGG GAATGGAACTCTGAGGCGGATCGCCAGGCAAACATAGCCATCACCCTCGCAA GCGGCGCGGTTTCTGAGGAGCGTGGCGACGGCTTCTGA